The Branchiostoma lanceolatum isolate klBraLanc5 chromosome 10, klBraLanc5.hap2, whole genome shotgun sequence genome has a window encoding:
- the LOC136443821 gene encoding pyrethroid hydrolase Ces2a-like, producing MNTFPNLLLSALLLSASCVAQEPVVPTKHGRISGYTADYSGAAVRTFLGVPFAKPPTGDLRFMPPVEPEPWDGVLEATAFGAACPQEGMYLPGFAEPFYTADRDWSEDCLYMDVYAPVRSSGAEDPLAVMVYIHGGGWQVGTGSRSNGTQLAAEQNVIVVTFNYRLGVFGFLGTGDHHAPGNAGLLDQTEAIRWVRENIANFGGDGDRITIFGLSAGGMAVSLHLLSPLNSDLFRRAITQSGSPFTPGFLGTKTLTCSAVPSHRAALPSLRASSEPRSVSSVSVLTLAITLNLNSDLFRRAITQSGSPLTPGFLGTKESALADARRLAQSLGCDGGSDAVIEALVSCLKSKTAQDVLTASSAVQSPSHISFTPIVDGTFLPTSPAEIFAEGSVEARDYILGVTSMEGGIVLYNDLNEKIVSEDTFKEHLEYTMGAYNTNLVQITHAAKFEYLTDASATPRDLQMDFMRMYGDWLFVAPTTRMAREFANAGNPTYLYNFDHVTSFFDHPWIGGAAHAEENYYLWPSDVTDMMTDEERLLGLQMRRMWSNFAKTGNPNSQDLPVTWPQYDQHSRQYLTLSTSMGPVSVRAHLRSKQVFFWNYLVSALARVCCACAGPVSVGAGMSASMWTAAGLLAGWTLTAGVGMVL from the exons ATGAACACCTTTCCGAACCTCCTACTTTCCGCCTTGCTTTTGTCCGCATCTTGTGTGGCGCAGGAGCCGGTGGTGCCCACAAAGCACGGCCGAATCTCCGGCTACACCGCGGACTACAGCGGCGCGGCCGTGCGCACGTTCCTCGGTGTGCCCTTCGCCAAGCCGCCGACGGGGGACCTGCGCTTCATGCCGCCGGTTGAGCCCGAGCCTTGGGACGGGGTACTGGAGGCGACAGCCTTCGGGGCGGCCTGCCCGCAGGAGGGAATGTACCTTCCCGGGTTTGCCGAGCCGTTCTACACAGCCGACAGGGACTGGAGCGAAGACTGTTTATACATGGACGTGTATGCACCAGTCAGGAGCTCTGGCGCTGAG GACCCCCTAGCCGTGATGGTGTACATCCACGGCGGCGGCTGGCAGGTCGGTACGGGTTCGCGCAGCAACGGGACCCAGCTGGCTGCCGAGCAAAACGTCATCGTCGTCACCTTCAACTACAG ACTTGGTGTGTTTGGGTTCCTGGGAACGGGGGACCATCATGCCCCGGGAAACGCGGGGCTGTTGGACCAGACTGAGGCCATCCGCTGGGTCAGGGAAAACATCGCCAACTTCGGAGGGGACGGAGACAG GATCACGATATTCGGGCTGTCTGCGGGCGGGATGGCCGTGAGTCTCCACCTCCTGTCTCCCCTGAACTCTGACCTGTTCCGCCGCGCCATCACACAGAGCGGGTCCCCCTTCACTCCGGGATTCCTCGGAACCAAG ACTCTGACCTGTTCCGCCGTGCCATCACACAGAGCGGCTCTCCCTTCACTCCGGGCTTCCTCGGAACCAAGGTCAGTTTCTTCTGTTTCAGTTCTAACTCTAGCCATAACCTTGAACCTGAACTCTGACCTGTTCCGCCGCGCCATCACACAGAGCGGGTCCCCCTTAACTCCGGGATTCCTCGGAACCAAG GAGTCTGCACTTGCCGACGCCAGACGGCTAGCTCAGTCCTTGGGCTGTGACGGAGGATCCGATGCTGTGATAGAGGCCCTTGTATCGTGTCTGAAGTCTAAGACGGCTCAAGACGTTCTGACAGCCTCCTCAGCCGTGCAGAGCCCTTCTCACATCTCCTTCACCCCCATCGTAGATGGAACATTCCTGCCTACGTCACCGGCGGAGATCTTCGCGGAGGGATCTGTGGAAGCCCGGGACTACATTCTCGGGGTGACCAGCATGGAAGGTGGAATCGTCCTCTACAACGACTTGAACGAGAAGATCGTGTCCGAAGACACCTTCAAAGAACACTTGGAGTACACCATGGGGGCGTACAACACAAACCTGGTTCAGATTACCCACGCGGCAAAGTTTGAGTACCTAACTGACGCCTCGGCAACCCCACGTGACCTGCAGATGGACTTCATGAGGATGTACGGTGATTGGCTGTTCGTTGCCCCGACAACGCGAATGGCGCGAGAGTTCGCCAACGCGGGGAATCCTACGTACTTGTACAACTTTGATCACGTGACCAGCTTCTTCGATCACCCATGGATTG GCGGGGCCGCCCATGCCGAGGAGAACTACTACCTGTGGCCGTCTGACGTCACCGACATGATGACTGATGAGGAGAGACTGTTGGGGCTGCAGATGAGGAGAATGTGGTCCAACTTCGCCAAAACAGG GAACCCCAACTCGCAGGACCTGCCCGTGACGTGGCCTCAGTACGACCAACACAGCCGGCAGTACCTCACCCTGTCCACCAGCATGGGCCCGGTCTCCGTACGGGCGCACCTCCGCTCCAAACAG GTGTTCTTCTGGAACTACTTGGTGTCCGCCCTGGCCCGGGTGTGCTGCGCATGTGCGGGGCCGGTTTCCGTCGGTGCCGGGATGTCAGCCTCCATGTGGACTGCTGCGGGTCTTCTGGCCGGCTGGACTCTGACGGCAGGGGTCGGCATGGTTTTATAG
- the LOC136443822 gene encoding low choriolytic enzyme-like, producing the protein MNNKTSLCFFLSDPDEDKSDVDLIIAENEDTDDRLIEGDILDDSQSQVKTAVRSERKKWPKNSDGIVVIPYVITSREDYLERHLNQIEAVMREFAARTCLHFVPRTDQKSYLRIRKARTCSTTVGRKGGPQTVNLNGACAKRKGPIQHELMHTIGFLHEQSRADRDKHIKILWDNIKNGRKANFKAAGVKGYTLLGLPYDTRSVMHYGPKAFSKNRRLPTMVSTDRTKGIGGSRGWTDLDVLKVNTLYQCDATVTGKPIPKWRPAGTEENPEQTTQGTAEPTPFEDGKQTPPKKDSWPTHGSPTPVSMATSVVKATSVSMPTSVTMPTVPMEMITDEIATTARVRSARVVCTFDEDLCGFKQGSRDEFNWSWSPKGKGTPSRRTGPRADHTTGQA; encoded by the exons ATGAATAATAAGACGTCATTGTGCTTCTTtctctcagatcctgacgaagaCAAATCAGACGTTGACCTCATCATCGCTGAAAATGAAG ACACTGATGATCGTCTTATAGAAGGAGACATTCTGGACGACTCTCAG AGCCAGGTTAAAACGGCTGTCAGGAGCGAGAGGAAAAAATGGCCGAAAAACTCGGACGGCATCGTCGTCATACCCTACGTCATCACCAGTCGGGAAGATTACT TGGAGAGGCACCTGAATCAGATCGAGGCCGTGATGAGGGAGTTTGCGGCTCGGACCTGCCTGCACTTCGTCCCGAGGACGGACCAGAAGTCCTACCTGCGGATTCGGAAGGCGAGAAC GTGCTCTACCACTGTCGGCCGCAAGGGGGGCCCGCAGACCGTGAACCTGAACGGCGCGTGCGCGAAGCGGAAAGGGCCGATCCAGCACGAGCTGATGCACACCATCGGGTTTCTTCACGAGCAGTCCCGGGCCGACAGGGACAAGCACATCAAGATCCTCTGGGACAACATCAAGAACG GGCGCAAGGCTAACTTCAAGGCCGCCGGGGTTAAAGGTTACACGCTCCTGGGTCTTCCCTACGACACCCGGTCCGTCATGCACTACGGCCCGAAGGCCTTCTCCAAGAATCGGAGGCTGCCGACGATGGTGTCCACGGACCGTACCAAGGGGATAGGGGGGAGCAGGGGGTGGACAGACCTGGACGTGCTCAAGGTTAATACACTGTATCAGTGTG ACGCCACAGTGACGGGGAAGCCGATCCCTAAGTGGCGTCCCGCCGGAACTGAGGAAAACCCAGAACAGACGACACAGGGCACAGCTGAGCCGACACCGTTTGAGGATGGCAAGCAGACGCCGCCTAAAAAGGACAGCTGGCCTACCCATGGAAGTCCCACACCCGTCTCTATGGCAACATCTGTTGTCAAGGCAACGTCTGTCTCCATGCCAACGTCTGTCACCATGCCAACGGTTCCCATGGAGATGATAACGGATGAGATCGCAACAACTGCAAGAGTACGCAGTGCGAGAG TTGTGTGCACATTTGACGAAGATCTGTGCGGCTTCAAACAAGGCTCGAGAGACGAGTTCAACTGGAGCTGGAGTCCGAAGGGCAAAGGCACGCCCTCCAGACGGACCGGACCCAGAGCCGACCATACCACTGGACAAG cgtga
- the LOC136443528 gene encoding transmembrane protein 107-like, with product MATVNGIVPARFLTLIAHLIITINLYWTRRDNIEACLPETYTQDQYNQKDTELLVGLSLTLAFAAVELTGFFTGISMFLPTVGMLSTAAHASAAVSLSYFVFEQWECDLYWWVFGFCSAFPLVVEIGAMIAILGFKKT from the exons ATGGCCACTGTTAACGGCATCGTCCCAGCGCGGTTTCTTACGCTGATCGCACatctcatcatcaccatcaaccTGTACTGGACCAGG AGAGACAACATTGAAGCCTGTCTGCCGGAGACGTACACTCAGGACCAGTATAACCAGAAGGACACAGA GTTGTTGGTTGGACTGTCCCTAACGCTGGCGTTTGCTGCGGTGGAGCTGACAGGATTCTTCACAGGCATCTCCATGTTCCTGCCAACAGTGGGCATGCTCT CGACCGCGGCCCACGCGAGCGCGGCGGTGAGCCTGTCGTACTTCGTGTTCGAGCAGTGGGAGTGCGACCTGTACTGGTGGGTCTTCGGGTTCTGCAG TGCCTTTCCCCTGGTGGTTGAGATCGGCGCCATGATCGCCATTCTGGGCTTCAAGAAGACGTGA